A section of the Primulina eburnea isolate SZY01 chromosome 1, ASM2296580v1, whole genome shotgun sequence genome encodes:
- the LOC140812138 gene encoding uncharacterized protein — protein MNKLEPSLEELVNMLVTFESTIKKEKPVLYVGSSSGTKTGPPGKGKKRSFQRTKKSEPLKRQTSSPVVAAAPVKAEKTVDICHHCKKPGHWRRNCREYLAQKGSAKGDGKK, from the exons atgaacaagctcgagcccagccttgaagagttggtgaacatgcttgtgacctttgagtccacgatcaagaaggagaagccggttctttatgtgggctcttcatctggcacgaagaccggtccacctgggaagggaaagaagcgttctttccagcgtaccaagaagagcgagcccttgaagaggcagacttcgagtcccgttgtggcagccgcgccagtgaaggctgaaaagactgttgacatctgtcaccactgcaagaagcctggacattggaggcgtaactgcagggaatatcttgcgcagaagggttctgctaaag gtgatgggaagaagtag